The genomic DNA TTACACTTGACCAGGGAACCCTCGCTGAAATACTCCGAATAGTGGAGGAGAACCACACCACGGCCCGGGCCATATTCACCGTTCCGGAGGGCAAGAGTGGCAAGGTCCGCGTCGTGCTCCGAGCGCAATCCGACCATCCTGAGGCCGTCAAAAAGGCCCTTGAGGAAAAAGGCTACGATATTCTGGAATACATCGCCTGATGCTACGAAATTTGAAATCAATATTGCAGGGAGGGCGAGAAATGATGAACACAGTCTGTTTCTTCGAGATACCCGCGGATGACCCGGAATCCTTGCAGCAGTTCTACCGGGACATGTTCGGATGGACTTTTGAGAAGATCCCCGGCGCATTCAGATACTACAAGATCCAAATGGCGCAAGAAATGCCTAGAGGCGGGCTGACTGCCCGTCAGGACGCGAAACATACCCCGGTCAATTACGTCAAAGTTGCGTCCATTCCTGACGCGCTGGCAAAGGCTCAAAAACTGGGCGCAACAGTCGCTGTTGAAAAGAAACCGGTTCCCGGAGCAGGC from Desulfomonile tiedjei includes the following:
- a CDS encoding lactoylglutathione lyase, yielding MMNTVCFFEIPADDPESLQQFYRDMFGWTFEKIPGAFRYYKIQMAQEMPRGGLTARQDAKHTPVNYVKVASIPDALAKAQKLGATVAVEKKPVPGAGWYSVLLDPQGNRIGLWEDDPAAA